From the genome of Parazoarcus communis, one region includes:
- a CDS encoding glycine zipper 2TM domain-containing protein, with amino-acid sequence MDLSNGKKLRAVCGALLAGLLITGCASGLGGGTYSRGEARRTMVVQFGSVESVRAVQLEGTKSPVGTVAGAAVGGIAGSSVGGGRGASIATVLGAVAGGLAGSALEEGVTREQGVEVTVRLDNGQYLAVVQEDQGENFMPGQRVRILRDGGTTRVTR; translated from the coding sequence ATGGACTTGAGCAACGGAAAGAAGCTGCGCGCCGTGTGCGGCGCATTGCTTGCGGGCTTGCTGATTACCGGCTGCGCTTCGGGCTTGGGCGGCGGGACGTATTCCCGCGGCGAAGCCCGGCGCACCATGGTCGTGCAGTTCGGCTCGGTGGAGTCGGTACGGGCGGTGCAGCTTGAAGGCACCAAGAGCCCGGTCGGCACCGTGGCCGGTGCGGCGGTGGGCGGCATTGCCGGCAGCTCGGTCGGTGGCGGCCGGGGAGCCTCGATCGCAACCGTGCTCGGCGCGGTGGCCGGCGGTCTGGCCGGTTCGGCGCTCGAGGAAGGCGTGACGCGCGAACAAGGCGTGGAAGTGACGGTGCGTCTCGATAACGGCCAGTACCTGGCCGTTGTGCAGGAAGACCAGGGCGAAAACTTCATGCCCGGTCAGCGCGTGCGCATCCTGCGTGATGGCGGGACGACCCGCGTAACCCGCTGA
- a CDS encoding glycosyltransferase family 4 protein, with translation MDAPLSLQHLAHAARQLRIAVVTETYPPEVNGVAMTTGRVVDGLLRLGHRVQLVRPRQGVGDHAASGEGFEEVLSRGLPIPRYNHLKMGLPARSALLRMWSLRRPDVVQVVTEGPLGWSAVAAARKLRLPVITEFHTNFHSYSRYYGMGWLKQPVEAYLRRFHNKGARCLAPTAELAGQLMNRGIRRVDVVARGVDTRLFSPQRRDPALRAAWGASDTTLVLVVVGRVAPEKNLGLAVRAFEALRGSVSDVRLLFVGDGPARAGLQSGDDGLVFAGMRTGEDLAAHYASADLFLMPSVTETFGNVTTEALASGLPVIGFDYAAAAERVQTGHNGWLAALGDEPAFVDAVLRVAGDGALRQRLAANARASVSDADWGAIARQLAAVMEEVVEAHEARMTSDAKVAGLAG, from the coding sequence ATGGACGCGCCGCTCTCCCTCCAGCATCTTGCTCACGCCGCACGCCAGTTGCGTATTGCGGTCGTGACCGAAACCTACCCGCCCGAAGTCAATGGGGTGGCGATGACGACAGGCCGGGTGGTCGATGGCCTCCTCCGTCTTGGGCATCGCGTACAACTGGTCCGGCCCCGCCAGGGTGTCGGAGACCACGCAGCAAGCGGCGAGGGCTTTGAGGAGGTGTTGTCGCGAGGCTTGCCGATTCCCAGGTACAACCACCTCAAGATGGGGCTGCCAGCCCGCAGCGCCTTGCTGCGCATGTGGTCCTTGCGGCGACCGGACGTGGTCCAGGTGGTCACGGAGGGTCCGCTGGGGTGGTCGGCGGTCGCGGCTGCGCGCAAACTCCGACTGCCGGTGATCACCGAGTTTCACACCAACTTTCACAGCTATAGCCGCTATTACGGCATGGGCTGGCTGAAGCAGCCGGTCGAGGCCTACCTGCGACGTTTCCACAACAAGGGAGCGCGTTGCCTGGCCCCGACTGCAGAGCTGGCCGGGCAGTTGATGAATCGTGGCATCCGCCGCGTGGATGTCGTGGCGCGTGGGGTCGACACCCGGCTCTTTTCGCCCCAGCGCCGCGATCCCGCGTTGCGGGCCGCGTGGGGGGCGAGCGATACGACTTTGGTGCTGGTCGTGGTGGGGCGGGTTGCGCCAGAAAAGAACCTCGGGTTGGCCGTGCGTGCATTTGAGGCACTGCGCGGCAGCGTGTCCGACGTGCGACTGCTGTTCGTGGGCGACGGTCCGGCACGCGCCGGGCTGCAGTCGGGGGATGATGGCCTGGTGTTTGCCGGCATGCGGACCGGCGAGGATCTGGCGGCCCACTATGCATCGGCAGACCTGTTCCTGATGCCGAGCGTGACGGAGACCTTCGGCAACGTGACGACCGAGGCACTCGCCAGCGGCTTGCCGGTCATCGGTTTCGACTATGCCGCTGCGGCCGAGCGCGTGCAGACGGGGCATAACGGCTGGCTGGCTGCGCTGGGCGACGAGCCGGCTTTTGTGGACGCGGTGCTGCGCGTTGCTGGCGATGGCGCGCTACGGCAGCGCCTGGCGGCGAACGCACGCGCGAGCGTGAGCGATGCGGACTGGGGGGCGATCGCGCGTCAGCTGGCAGCGGTGATGGAAGAGGTGGTGGAGGCGCATGAGGCACGCATGACGTCCGATGCGAAGGTCGCCGGTCTGGCCGGTTGA
- a CDS encoding OmpA family protein has protein sequence MTNAESTTRNMCALRLRRIGLNLACVLLATGCAPKAYMVLLEQEDGRTGSVVVTHAGRSASLDKAGAGLALNADGPSPIDVDPARILADFGAAMAAQPLPPQTFVLYFDGVGVALMPESQAKINDIRKIMSTRPAPDVSIVGHTDRAGDDAANEALGLTRARAVRDMLTREITAAVSVEIASHGERNPLLPTADGVSEPRNRRVELTIR, from the coding sequence ATGACGAACGCGGAATCCACCACCCGTAACATGTGCGCACTGCGGTTGCGCCGCATTGGCCTGAACCTCGCCTGCGTCCTGCTGGCCACCGGTTGCGCCCCCAAGGCCTACATGGTTCTGCTGGAGCAGGAAGACGGCCGCACTGGCAGCGTCGTCGTCACCCACGCAGGCCGCAGCGCCAGCCTGGACAAGGCGGGAGCAGGTCTCGCCCTGAATGCAGACGGCCCGAGCCCGATAGACGTGGATCCTGCCCGGATCCTGGCCGATTTCGGCGCGGCGATGGCCGCACAGCCTCTGCCGCCGCAAACCTTCGTGCTCTACTTCGACGGGGTCGGCGTTGCCTTGATGCCAGAGTCGCAGGCGAAGATCAACGACATCCGCAAGATCATGAGTACCCGACCGGCGCCCGATGTCTCCATCGTCGGTCACACCGACCGCGCCGGCGATGACGCCGCCAACGAAGCCCTCGGACTGACCCGGGCACGCGCTGTACGCGACATGCTGACCCGGGAAATCACCGCAGCGGTCTCGGTCGAAATCGCCTCCCATGGCGAGCGCAATCCGCTTCTGCCGACCGCCGACGGCGTCAGTGAGCCGAGAAACCGCAGGGTCGAACTGACCATCCGCTGA
- a CDS encoding diacylglycerol kinase, translating into MSAPENTPHAESPFKGKTGLIRIWNALRYSLAGLRAAILHEDAFRQECLLAAILIPAAFFVPTNGIGKALLIGSTLLVLVVELLNSAIEATVDRVSLERHQLAKRAKDIGSAAVLIALINLAAVWALVLFG; encoded by the coding sequence ATGAGCGCCCCTGAAAATACACCGCATGCCGAAAGCCCCTTCAAGGGCAAGACGGGCCTGATCCGAATCTGGAACGCACTGCGCTATTCGCTCGCAGGCCTGCGCGCCGCCATCCTGCATGAAGACGCCTTTCGCCAGGAGTGCCTGCTGGCAGCCATCCTGATTCCGGCCGCATTCTTCGTGCCCACGAACGGCATCGGCAAGGCACTCCTCATTGGCAGCACCTTGCTGGTGCTGGTGGTTGAGCTGCTGAACTCTGCGATCGAAGCAACCGTGGACCGGGTGTCTCTTGAGCGTCACCAGCTCGCCAAACGGGCAAAGGACATTGGCAGCGCCGCCGTCCTCATCGCGCTGATCAACCTCGCGGCGGTCTGGGCGCTGGTGCTGTTCGGCTGA
- a CDS encoding FecR family protein codes for MSATLNPFGHFLLTLLCLFSLNVQADESPVVGYVKTNSGAVLLMSAEKPAAAAVGTPVRVGDRLRTAADGSVGLTLKDNTMLSLGPNSELSIDAYLFEPAREELRLATRLLHGTLHFISGVIAKLKPEAVSIETPSATIGVRGTRFVVKAGE; via the coding sequence ATGAGCGCCACATTGAATCCGTTCGGCCATTTCCTTCTCACGCTGCTCTGCCTGTTCAGCCTCAACGTGCAGGCGGACGAAAGCCCTGTTGTCGGCTACGTCAAGACGAACTCCGGTGCCGTGCTCCTGATGAGCGCGGAAAAACCCGCTGCGGCTGCAGTCGGCACCCCGGTGAGGGTCGGCGATCGCCTTCGTACGGCAGCGGACGGCAGCGTCGGCCTCACGCTCAAGGACAACACCATGCTGTCCCTTGGCCCCAACAGCGAACTCAGCATCGACGCGTATCTTTTCGAGCCTGCCCGAGAAGAGCTGCGTCTTGCCACGCGCCTCCTGCACGGCACGCTGCACTTCATTTCCGGGGTGATTGCGAAACTCAAGCCTGAGGCGGTGAGCATCGAAACCCCCTCCGCCACGATCGGCGTGCGCGGTACCCGTTTTGTGGTCAAGGCCGGAGAATGA
- the accB gene encoding acetyl-CoA carboxylase biotin carboxyl carrier protein, with protein sequence MDLRKLKKLIDLVQESGISELEVTEGEEKVRIAKHLAAAPQVAYMQAPAQAAAAAPVAVAVASEPDADALPDGHVIKSPMVGTFYRASAPGAKPLAEVGQSINEGDRLCIIEAMKLMNEIECEVSGTVKAVLVENGQPVEYGQPLFVIG encoded by the coding sequence ATGGATCTGCGCAAGCTCAAGAAACTGATCGACCTCGTCCAGGAATCGGGCATTTCGGAACTCGAAGTCACCGAGGGCGAGGAAAAGGTGCGTATCGCCAAGCACCTCGCAGCTGCCCCTCAGGTTGCCTACATGCAGGCGCCCGCCCAAGCCGCAGCCGCAGCCCCAGTGGCCGTCGCGGTTGCAAGCGAACCAGACGCAGACGCCCTGCCCGATGGCCACGTGATCAAGTCGCCGATGGTCGGCACCTTCTACCGCGCTTCGGCACCCGGCGCCAAGCCCCTGGCCGAGGTCGGTCAGAGCATCAACGAAGGTGACCGTCTGTGCATCATCGAAGCGATGAAGCTGATGAACGAGATCGAGTGTGAAGTGAGCGGCACCGTCAAGGCGGTGCTGGTCGAGAACGGCCAGCCGGTCGAATACGGCCAGCCCCTGTTCGTGATCGGCTGA
- a CDS encoding CHASE2 domain-containing protein gives MSAADLRPILPKSAALLPFVVLLAGLVLMVSEPAVLVSLRHAVFDHFQRLQPAVAPAEPVQVIDIDDESLARIGQWPWSRTVLARLTQRLSEAGASVIGFDVLFAEPDRTALSSDDGQLPAPRTTASDQVFSHSLGNVPSVLGFALGPRGASAPPDGRLSLFAGEGPEVFDGLHRFAGGLFPLSELSLGAGLGAINFVPDADGVVRRLPLVLALGDRQVPSLVSEMLRLAQGASGFVLREDALAGRLLHIGLLRIPVSEAGELWIHYGQLRPDRYLPAWKVLNGEVDLAGLRGRPVLIGASAQALMDLRFSPLGEVVPGVEVHAQSLEQVMAGHWLQRPANAMAIEVLVLCLVGGLVGGLALRARALMSATIAALLLLALAWGGWHAYAAHGLLLDPAVPGLLIALIFVSTSVARHIATERRQRWVRQAFERYVSPNLVDYLVSHPEELELGGVRRVCSFVFTDLADYTTLVESHDPAQVVSLINAYLDGLIRIAFAHQGTLDRIVGDAVVVMFSAPLVQADHAKRALACAGEMHAFASAFARARGAEGLVWGQTRIGVHTGEVIVGNFGGATIFDYSALGDPVNTASRLEGANKYLGTLVCVSQATLDECPEALARPAARLVLKGRSGAIAVSEPLFEASPADGTRDAEYEAAYALLALGADSALAAFERLALQRPADALVALHLGRLRQGERGDLIVLTEK, from the coding sequence ATGAGTGCTGCCGACTTGCGCCCCATTCTGCCGAAATCTGCCGCTCTGCTCCCGTTCGTGGTTCTGCTTGCCGGGCTCGTCCTGATGGTAAGCGAGCCTGCGGTGCTGGTGTCACTGCGCCATGCCGTGTTCGACCACTTTCAGCGCCTGCAGCCGGCGGTGGCGCCGGCAGAGCCCGTGCAGGTGATCGACATTGATGACGAAAGCCTTGCGCGGATCGGGCAATGGCCATGGTCGCGCACCGTGCTCGCCAGGCTCACCCAGCGCCTGAGCGAAGCCGGTGCAAGCGTGATCGGCTTCGACGTGCTGTTTGCCGAGCCCGACCGCACGGCTTTGAGCAGTGACGACGGCCAGCTGCCCGCGCCGCGCACGACCGCATCCGACCAGGTTTTTTCCCACAGTCTCGGCAATGTACCGAGCGTGCTCGGCTTCGCACTCGGGCCGCGCGGTGCGAGCGCGCCGCCCGATGGCCGGCTGTCGCTTTTTGCGGGCGAAGGGCCTGAGGTCTTCGACGGACTCCACCGCTTTGCCGGGGGGCTGTTCCCGCTGTCGGAACTCAGCCTGGGCGCCGGGCTGGGGGCGATCAACTTCGTTCCCGATGCCGATGGTGTGGTCCGACGCTTGCCGCTGGTGCTTGCCCTCGGCGATCGCCAGGTCCCGTCACTGGTGAGCGAGATGCTGCGTCTGGCGCAGGGCGCGTCGGGCTTTGTGCTGCGGGAGGATGCGCTCGCGGGGCGACTGCTGCACATCGGGCTGTTGCGGATCCCGGTGTCAGAGGCTGGGGAACTCTGGATTCATTACGGCCAGTTGCGTCCCGACCGATATCTGCCTGCATGGAAGGTTCTCAATGGGGAAGTCGATCTGGCGGGCCTGCGCGGGCGCCCTGTGCTGATCGGGGCCTCGGCGCAGGCCTTGATGGATCTTCGCTTCAGCCCCCTGGGCGAGGTTGTGCCGGGCGTCGAAGTCCACGCCCAGTCGCTCGAGCAGGTGATGGCAGGGCACTGGCTGCAGCGCCCCGCGAATGCGATGGCGATCGAAGTGCTGGTCCTTTGCCTGGTGGGCGGGCTGGTCGGTGGGCTCGCCCTTCGGGCGCGTGCGCTGATGTCCGCGACAATTGCCGCGCTGCTGTTGCTTGCGCTTGCGTGGGGCGGTTGGCATGCGTATGCGGCACACGGCCTTCTGCTCGATCCCGCGGTGCCGGGCTTGCTGATCGCGCTGATCTTCGTCAGCACCAGCGTGGCGCGCCACATTGCCACTGAGCGACGTCAGCGCTGGGTGCGGCAGGCCTTCGAGCGCTATGTGTCGCCCAACCTTGTCGACTACCTGGTTTCTCACCCGGAAGAGCTCGAGCTCGGCGGTGTGCGACGGGTCTGCAGCTTCGTGTTCACCGACCTCGCCGACTACACCACGTTGGTGGAGAGCCATGATCCGGCGCAGGTCGTGAGTCTGATCAATGCCTATCTTGATGGCCTGATCCGCATTGCGTTCGCGCATCAGGGCACACTCGACCGCATTGTGGGCGATGCGGTCGTGGTGATGTTTTCGGCACCGCTGGTGCAGGCCGATCATGCCAAACGCGCGCTTGCGTGCGCCGGCGAAATGCATGCCTTCGCCAGCGCGTTCGCGCGCGCGCGCGGTGCGGAAGGACTGGTATGGGGGCAGACGCGAATCGGGGTGCATACCGGTGAAGTGATCGTGGGCAACTTCGGCGGCGCCACCATCTTCGATTACTCGGCGCTGGGTGACCCGGTCAATACGGCCTCTCGCCTCGAGGGGGCAAACAAGTACCTCGGCACCTTGGTCTGCGTTTCGCAGGCGACCCTCGACGAATGCCCCGAGGCCCTTGCCCGGCCCGCGGCAAGACTGGTGCTCAAGGGCCGCTCCGGCGCGATCGCAGTGAGCGAACCCCTGTTCGAGGCATCACCGGCCGATGGTACGCGCGATGCCGAGTACGAGGCCGCCTATGCCTTGCTCGCGCTTGGCGCCGACAGCGCACTGGCCGCATTCGAGCGTCTTGCCCTGCAACGCCCTGCCGATGCGCTGGTTGCGCTTCATCTCGGGCGCCTGCGCCAAGGCGAGCGCGGTGACCTGATCGTGCTGACGGAAAAGTGA
- a CDS encoding carbohydrate kinase family protein: MSILVCGSMAYDTIMVFHDRFKNHILPEQIHILNVSFLVPDLRREFGGCAGNIAYNLRLLGDDPLIMATVGDDVAPYRERLESLGLRQDHVLHVPGTYTAQAFITTDTDDNQITAFHPGAMMHSHLNRVQDAADATLGIVAPDGRDGMLRHVNGFSEAGVPFIFDPGQALPILSGDELLHCLKLARYCTVNDYEARLMCDKTGRTLEQLAAEVDALVVTLGADGSEIHAGGECIRIPVVKVNDIVDPTGCGDAYRAGLLYGLSQAWDWSRTGRLAAVMGAIKIGHRGGQNHSPSRNEIAAMYKSAFGETLWT, from the coding sequence ATGTCCATCCTCGTCTGCGGTTCGATGGCTTACGACACCATCATGGTGTTTCATGACCGTTTCAAGAACCACATCCTGCCCGAGCAGATCCACATACTGAACGTGTCCTTCCTGGTGCCGGATCTGCGTCGCGAGTTCGGTGGCTGTGCCGGCAATATCGCTTACAACCTGCGACTGCTCGGTGACGATCCGCTGATCATGGCCACGGTTGGTGACGACGTGGCGCCCTATCGGGAGCGCCTTGAGTCGCTCGGGCTGCGACAGGATCATGTGCTCCACGTTCCGGGCACCTATACCGCGCAAGCCTTCATCACCACCGACACCGACGACAACCAGATCACGGCCTTCCATCCCGGCGCGATGATGCACTCGCACCTCAACCGGGTGCAGGATGCCGCGGACGCGACGCTGGGCATTGTGGCGCCTGATGGCCGTGACGGCATGCTGCGTCACGTCAATGGATTTTCCGAGGCGGGTGTGCCTTTCATCTTCGATCCCGGCCAGGCGTTGCCCATCCTCTCCGGCGACGAGTTGCTGCACTGTCTGAAACTGGCGCGCTATTGCACGGTCAATGACTATGAGGCCCGCCTGATGTGTGACAAGACCGGCCGCACGCTTGAGCAGCTTGCCGCCGAGGTGGATGCACTGGTGGTGACCCTGGGAGCGGACGGATCGGAGATCCATGCCGGCGGCGAGTGCATCCGGATTCCGGTGGTCAAGGTGAATGACATCGTGGACCCCACCGGTTGCGGTGATGCCTATCGTGCAGGGCTGCTGTATGGCTTGTCCCAGGCTTGGGACTGGAGCCGGACCGGGCGTCTTGCAGCGGTCATGGGCGCGATCAAGATCGGTCATCGCGGGGGGCAGAACCACAGCCCGTCGCGTAACGAAATTGCCGCGATGTACAAGTCGGCTTTTGGAGAGACTTTATGGACTTGA
- a CDS encoding DUF3426 domain-containing protein — MMLTRCPACQTVFRLRAEQLRARHGEVRCGHCFNPFNALDQLIADPTSPQPAPAAEPATENEPPLAPMPQEPAAEAEHPTADEPETFAPASMNPEPVDPPPEGAEPTTGNEPFTSEPETAPDAAASDDADTANGAGTPDTQPAEAQSEHAPALLSNLDFDIPDDIVGADQPPRPPERTEPRLDEIDFSSFFEPDSNSLQLPPHEDEPRAASGPGMAAFPELERHYDDDEQKPGSNVDWRQTPEAGIASGIEPPAAAFTLPDVIRAERRSSADTRVEPGMPDHTDAPLTKQPDIDERVPLTEFERHRVDNEVDTDPDVPDAPALDNQHLDATYGKPPQASGLRRTLWGLAVGLLAGILAVQAIYLFRQDVARALPGLRPLLVTACERLGCTMPLPREAAQISIDTSDLQSEPGRPGRFVLHATVKNRADFLQAWPHLELTLTDANDAALVRKVFSPAEWVASGRIEAGFAPRGDAVVRLAFDVTAVAPTGYRVYVFYP, encoded by the coding sequence ATGATGCTGACCCGCTGCCCGGCGTGCCAGACCGTTTTCCGGCTGCGTGCCGAGCAGCTGCGCGCGCGCCACGGCGAAGTGCGATGCGGACACTGCTTCAATCCGTTCAACGCACTTGATCAGCTCATCGCAGACCCCACCTCGCCCCAGCCGGCGCCCGCGGCAGAGCCGGCAACTGAAAACGAACCGCCGCTCGCGCCGATGCCCCAAGAGCCCGCGGCAGAAGCTGAGCACCCCACAGCCGACGAACCTGAAACATTCGCGCCTGCGAGCATGAACCCCGAGCCCGTCGATCCGCCGCCGGAAGGCGCCGAACCCACGACAGGCAACGAGCCATTCACAAGCGAGCCGGAAACAGCCCCGGATGCTGCAGCCAGCGATGACGCCGACACCGCGAACGGCGCCGGGACGCCCGACACACAGCCAGCCGAGGCCCAGTCCGAGCACGCCCCGGCTTTGCTCAGCAACCTCGACTTTGACATCCCTGACGACATCGTCGGCGCGGACCAGCCCCCCCGGCCGCCGGAGCGCACCGAGCCGCGTCTCGACGAGATCGACTTCTCGAGCTTCTTCGAGCCCGACAGCAACAGCCTGCAACTGCCACCGCACGAGGACGAGCCCCGTGCAGCATCCGGCCCGGGCATGGCGGCCTTTCCCGAGCTTGAGCGTCATTACGACGACGATGAGCAAAAACCGGGCTCGAATGTCGATTGGAGACAAACCCCGGAAGCAGGCATCGCATCTGGCATCGAGCCCCCTGCCGCCGCTTTCACGCTTCCCGACGTGATTCGTGCCGAGCGCCGCTCGAGCGCCGACACACGTGTCGAACCCGGGATGCCGGACCACACCGACGCCCCCCTCACCAAGCAGCCGGACATTGATGAGCGCGTCCCGCTCACCGAGTTCGAGCGCCATCGAGTCGACAACGAAGTCGACACCGATCCGGACGTGCCGGATGCACCTGCACTCGACAACCAGCACCTCGACGCAACGTATGGCAAGCCGCCGCAGGCAAGCGGCCTCAGGCGAACACTTTGGGGGCTGGCGGTCGGCCTGCTTGCGGGCATCCTCGCAGTGCAGGCGATCTACCTGTTTCGACAGGACGTGGCGCGCGCGCTCCCCGGGCTGAGGCCACTGCTGGTCACCGCCTGCGAACGCCTCGGCTGCACAATGCCCCTGCCACGCGAAGCGGCACAGATCTCGATCGACACCTCCGACCTGCAATCGGAACCCGGCCGTCCCGGCCGCTTCGTGCTGCATGCGACGGTGAAGAACCGGGCCGACTTCCTGCAGGCCTGGCCACATCTCGAACTCACCCTTACCGACGCGAATGACGCGGCACTGGTGCGCAAGGTGTTCAGCCCGGCTGAATGGGTCGCCAGCGGCCGCATCGAGGCCGGGTTCGCGCCGCGCGGCGACGCCGTGGTGCGGCTGGCCTTCGACGTGACAGCCGTCGCACCGACGGGCTACCGAGTGTATGTCTTCTATCCCTGA
- the prmA gene encoding 50S ribosomal protein L11 methyltransferase, translating into MWTSVTLQADANKAEALSDALMEAGALSVSIEDADAGTEAETPQFGEPGHLPTSLWDHSRVIALFDRDAAFETVLAEASKAVGLDAVPPYTTEAVEEQNWVQLTQSQFDPIRITERLWIVPSWHTAPDSDAINIELDPGMAFGTGSHPTTRLCLEWLCDAVQPGQSVLDYGCGSGILGIAAVRLGAGDVLGVDIDEKAVEAARDNAQRNAVAMRLQHSGIALSETFDIVVANILTNPLCVLAPAIAARVAPGGRVALSGVLEQQSEQVIDAWAPYVALEVGAASDGWVRLEGRR; encoded by the coding sequence ATGTGGACTTCGGTCACCCTGCAGGCAGATGCCAACAAGGCAGAAGCACTCTCCGACGCCCTGATGGAGGCCGGCGCCCTGTCGGTCTCCATTGAGGACGCGGACGCCGGCACTGAGGCGGAGACACCCCAGTTCGGCGAACCCGGACACCTGCCCACCAGCTTGTGGGATCACAGCCGGGTGATTGCCCTGTTCGACCGCGATGCCGCGTTCGAGACCGTGCTCGCCGAAGCATCGAAGGCCGTCGGACTCGACGCTGTTCCACCCTATACGACGGAAGCCGTGGAAGAGCAGAACTGGGTGCAGCTGACCCAGAGCCAGTTCGACCCTATCCGGATCACCGAGCGCCTGTGGATCGTCCCTTCCTGGCACACCGCACCGGACAGCGACGCGATCAACATCGAACTCGACCCTGGCATGGCCTTCGGCACGGGCTCACACCCGACGACCCGGCTCTGCCTGGAGTGGCTGTGCGATGCAGTCCAGCCCGGCCAGTCGGTGCTCGACTATGGCTGCGGCTCAGGCATCCTCGGCATCGCTGCCGTTCGGCTGGGCGCAGGGGATGTACTCGGCGTAGACATTGACGAAAAAGCGGTCGAGGCTGCTCGCGACAACGCACAGCGCAATGCGGTCGCCATGCGGCTGCAGCACTCGGGCATCGCCCTGAGCGAAACCTTCGACATCGTCGTCGCCAACATTCTGACCAATCCCCTGTGCGTCCTCGCTCCCGCCATCGCTGCGCGGGTCGCGCCGGGCGGGCGGGTTGCGCTGTCGGGCGTACTCGAGCAACAGTCAGAGCAGGTCATCGACGCCTGGGCACCCTATGTCGCCCTTGAGGTTGGTGCCGCCAGCGATGGCTGGGTCAGACTGGAAGGCCGGCGCTGA
- the accC gene encoding acetyl-CoA carboxylase biotin carboxylase subunit, with amino-acid sequence MFEKILIANRGEIALRVLRACRELGVKTVAVHSEADTEAKYVKLADESVCIGPAPSGLSYLNVPAIISAAEVTDSEAIHPGYGFLSENADFAERVEQSGFVFIGPRPETIRLMGDKVSAKDAMKVAGVPCVPGSDGALPEDPKEIVKIGRAVGYPVIIKAAGGGGGRGMRVVHTEAALLNAVTTTRAEAQAAFSNPVVYMEKFLENPRHVEIQIMADQHGNAVYLGERDCSMQRRHQKVIEEAPAPGIDRKLIAKIGERCAEACRKIGYRGAGTFEFLYENGEFYFIEMNTRVQVEHPVTEMITGVDIVQAQIRVAAGEKLWFRQRDIEFRGHSIECRINAEDPFKFTPSPGKITNWHTPGGPGIRVDSHVYNGYTVPPHYDSMIGKLISYGDTREQAIRRMRIALSEMAVGGIKTNIALHQELMLDARFVEGGTSIHYLEHKLADRGEVKSS; translated from the coding sequence ATGTTCGAAAAGATCCTGATCGCGAACCGCGGCGAGATCGCACTGCGGGTGCTGCGCGCCTGCCGCGAACTCGGCGTCAAGACCGTCGCCGTGCACTCCGAGGCCGACACCGAAGCCAAGTACGTGAAGCTGGCGGACGAATCGGTCTGCATCGGCCCCGCACCGTCCGGCCTGAGCTACCTCAACGTGCCGGCCATCATCTCCGCAGCGGAAGTGACCGACTCCGAAGCCATCCACCCCGGTTATGGCTTCCTGTCCGAGAACGCTGACTTTGCCGAACGCGTCGAGCAGTCCGGCTTTGTCTTCATCGGCCCGCGCCCCGAGACCATCCGCCTGATGGGTGACAAGGTTTCGGCCAAGGATGCGATGAAGGTCGCTGGCGTGCCCTGTGTTCCCGGCTCCGACGGCGCGCTGCCGGAAGACCCCAAGGAAATCGTCAAGATCGGCCGTGCGGTCGGCTACCCGGTCATCATCAAGGCTGCGGGCGGCGGCGGCGGTCGCGGCATGCGCGTCGTGCATACCGAGGCAGCACTGCTCAACGCGGTCACGACGACGCGCGCCGAAGCCCAGGCTGCGTTCAGCAACCCGGTGGTCTACATGGAAAAGTTCCTCGAGAACCCGCGCCATGTGGAAATCCAGATCATGGCCGACCAGCACGGCAATGCGGTCTACCTGGGTGAGCGCGACTGCTCGATGCAGCGCCGTCACCAGAAGGTGATCGAAGAGGCACCGGCACCAGGCATCGATCGCAAGCTGATCGCCAAGATCGGCGAGCGCTGCGCCGAAGCCTGCCGCAAGATCGGCTACCGCGGCGCCGGCACCTTCGAGTTCCTGTACGAGAACGGTGAGTTCTACTTCATCGAGATGAACACCCGCGTCCAGGTCGAGCATCCGGTCACCGAGATGATTACCGGCGTGGATATCGTTCAGGCCCAGATCCGTGTCGCTGCCGGCGAGAAACTCTGGTTCCGTCAGCGTGACATCGAGTTCCGCGGCCACTCGATCGAATGCCGCATCAACGCCGAAGACCCGTTCAAGTTCACCCCCTCGCCGGGCAAGATCACGAACTGGCACACCCCCGGCGGCCCCGGCATCCGCGTTGATTCGCATGTCTACAACGGCTACACCGTTCCTCCGCATTACGACTCGATGATCGGCAAGCTGATCTCGTACGGCGACACCCGCGAGCAGGCGATTCGCCGCATGCGCATCGCGCTGTCGGAGATGGCGGTCGGCGGCATCAAGACCAATATCGCGCTGCACCAGGAACTGATGCTCGATGCCCGTTTCGTCGAAGGCGGCACCAGTATTCATTACCTTGAGCACAAACTCGCCGACCGTGGCGAAGTCAAGTCCAGCTGA